The proteins below are encoded in one region of Amycolatopsis acidiphila:
- the hflX gene encoding GTPase HflX: MTELTHSNFLEDPSTGELDLEARASLRRVAGLSTELADITEVEYRQLRLERVVLVGVWTEGTAAQSEASLAELALLAETAGSEVLEGLVQRRDKPDPATYIGSGKVRELSDVVIATGADTVICDGELSPGQLRQLEAKLKVKVIDRTALILDIFAQHARSKEGKAQVELAQLQYLIPRLRGWGESLSRQAGGRAGGANGGVGLRGPGETKLETDRRRINKRVAKLRREIAAMDTIRVTKRGRRVANEVPSVAIVGYTNAGKSSLLNAITGAGVLVENALFATLDPTTRRSATPDGRTYTLTDTVGFVRHLPHQLVDAFRSTLDEAADADLLLHVVDGSDPAPEEQVNAVREVLAEINERRSEPLPPELIVINKADAADELSLVRLRHLLPDAVVVSARTGAGVAELVETVAERLPRAEVTVEALVPYTRGELVARVHDDGEVLAEEHLPEGTRLCARVRPDLASALESYVVDGSRA; the protein is encoded by the coding sequence ATGACAGAACTGACACACAGCAACTTCCTCGAAGACCCGTCGACCGGTGAGCTGGACCTGGAGGCACGCGCCTCATTGCGGCGCGTCGCCGGACTGTCCACCGAGCTGGCGGACATCACCGAGGTCGAGTACCGGCAGCTTCGCCTGGAACGGGTGGTGTTGGTCGGCGTGTGGACCGAAGGCACCGCGGCCCAGTCCGAGGCCTCGCTGGCCGAGCTGGCCCTGCTGGCCGAGACGGCGGGCTCGGAGGTGCTGGAGGGTCTTGTGCAGCGCCGTGACAAGCCGGACCCGGCCACCTACATCGGCTCGGGCAAGGTTCGCGAGCTGTCCGACGTCGTCATTGCGACCGGCGCCGACACGGTGATCTGCGACGGCGAGCTCTCGCCGGGCCAGCTGCGTCAGCTGGAGGCCAAGCTCAAGGTCAAGGTGATCGACCGGACGGCGCTGATCCTGGACATCTTCGCCCAGCACGCGCGCTCCAAGGAGGGCAAGGCGCAGGTCGAGCTGGCCCAGCTGCAGTACCTCATCCCGCGGCTGCGCGGCTGGGGCGAGTCGCTGTCCCGGCAGGCCGGTGGCCGTGCCGGTGGCGCGAACGGCGGCGTGGGCCTGCGTGGTCCCGGTGAGACGAAGCTGGAGACCGACCGGCGGCGGATCAACAAGCGGGTGGCCAAGCTGCGCCGCGAGATCGCCGCGATGGACACGATCCGGGTGACCAAGCGCGGCCGCCGGGTCGCCAACGAGGTCCCGAGCGTCGCGATCGTCGGCTACACCAACGCCGGGAAGTCGAGCCTGCTCAACGCCATCACCGGCGCGGGCGTGCTCGTCGAGAACGCGTTGTTCGCCACCCTCGACCCGACCACGCGGCGCAGCGCCACGCCGGACGGGCGCACGTACACGCTGACCGACACCGTCGGGTTCGTGCGGCACCTGCCGCACCAGCTGGTCGACGCGTTCCGCTCGACGCTGGACGAGGCGGCGGACGCCGACCTGCTGCTGCACGTGGTGGACGGGTCCGACCCGGCGCCCGAGGAGCAGGTCAACGCGGTGCGCGAAGTGCTCGCGGAGATCAACGAGCGCCGGTCCGAGCCGTTGCCGCCCGAGCTGATCGTGATCAACAAGGCCGACGCCGCGGACGAGCTGTCCCTGGTCCGCCTGCGCCACCTGCTGCCCGACGCCGTGGTGGTCTCCGCCCGTACGGGTGCGGGTGTGGCCGAGCTGGTCGAGACGGTCGCCGAGCGGTTGCCGCGGGCGGAGGTCACCGTCGAGGCGCTGGTCCCGTACACCCGTGGCGAGCTCGTCGCACGCGTGCACGACGACGGTGAGGTCCTCGCCGAGGAGCACCTGCCCGAGGGCACGCGGCTGTGCGCCCGGGTCCGCCCGGACCTGGCTTCCGC
- a CDS encoding ArsR/SmtB family transcription factor, translated as MPHTRREATEAEANALASGIRLRIIRLTYADALTNKELAERLGRDPATVLHHVRKLVDTGFLAPQPARRGNRGAKEIPYLSTGLSWYLDEVGLHEQVGQAMLEAYLGEIAEVPSAELRQTRLVVQVSPADRTEFEDRLHALLEEFKARSETGGGDRTAIYIATYPSR; from the coding sequence GTGCCCCATACGCGACGGGAAGCGACCGAGGCCGAGGCCAACGCGCTCGCCTCCGGAATACGGCTGCGCATCATCCGGTTGACCTATGCGGACGCGTTGACCAACAAGGAGCTGGCCGAGCGTCTGGGTCGTGACCCGGCGACGGTGCTGCACCACGTGCGCAAGCTGGTCGACACGGGTTTTCTGGCTCCTCAGCCGGCTCGGCGCGGCAACCGGGGAGCGAAAGAGATTCCTTACCTGTCGACAGGGCTGTCCTGGTACCTCGACGAGGTCGGCCTGCACGAGCAGGTCGGACAGGCCATGCTCGAGGCGTACCTCGGCGAGATCGCCGAGGTACCGTCGGCCGAGCTGCGCCAGACGCGGCTGGTCGTGCAGGTCTCGCCGGCGGACCGGACGGAGTTCGAAGACAGGCTCCACGCCCTGCTCGAGGAGTTCAAGGCCCGGTCCGAGACCGGCGGCGGCGACCGTACCGCGATCTACATCGCGACTTACCCGAGCCGGTAA
- a CDS encoding MFS transporter: protein MRRDTLWFHPDFRRLWAGDTISQAGNFVGQAVIPLLAATVLAATPFQMGLLTAAENAAFLLIGLPAGVWVDRMRRRPLMLRADFARAALLLTVPIAWWAGVLTLAQLIVVALLVSVGTVFFDVAYQSYLPSLAGREHLLEGNAKLQASQSTAQVVGPGLGGGLAQLAGAANAVLATGLGYLASGLFLLRIKTVEPEPEPHNGIPLHTRIAEGMRFVFHNPTLRPITLCTATANLGNTVFQAMLILFLTRDLGLGAAAVGALLTTMGIGGVLGALTAGWWTRRIGQARAIWLVPLLTWPFQVLVPLAAPGRRVGLVAVGMTVMTFGVIVYNVAQVSYRQAICPDRLLGRMNATVRFVVWGTMPVGGLIGGGLGEWLGVRGTLWAGCAGLAVPTALLVFSPLRRMRDVPKEAVYS, encoded by the coding sequence ATGCGGCGCGACACACTGTGGTTCCACCCGGACTTCCGGCGGCTGTGGGCGGGCGACACGATCAGCCAGGCGGGCAACTTCGTCGGCCAGGCCGTGATCCCGCTGCTCGCGGCGACCGTGCTGGCCGCGACCCCGTTCCAGATGGGCCTGCTCACCGCCGCCGAGAACGCCGCGTTCCTGCTCATCGGGCTGCCCGCCGGGGTGTGGGTCGACCGGATGCGGCGTCGGCCGCTGATGCTGCGGGCCGACTTCGCCCGCGCCGCACTCCTGCTGACCGTGCCGATCGCCTGGTGGGCGGGCGTGCTCACGCTGGCGCAGCTGATCGTCGTCGCGCTGCTCGTCAGCGTCGGCACCGTGTTCTTCGACGTCGCCTACCAGTCGTACCTGCCGTCGCTGGCCGGGCGGGAACACCTGCTCGAAGGCAACGCGAAGCTGCAGGCCAGCCAGTCGACGGCACAGGTCGTCGGGCCCGGCCTCGGCGGCGGCCTCGCCCAGCTCGCGGGCGCGGCGAACGCGGTGCTGGCGACCGGCCTCGGCTACCTCGCGTCGGGGCTGTTCCTGTTGCGCATCAAGACCGTCGAGCCGGAGCCGGAACCGCACAACGGCATCCCGCTGCACACCCGGATCGCCGAGGGGATGCGGTTCGTCTTCCACAACCCCACCCTGCGGCCGATCACGCTGTGCACGGCGACGGCGAACCTGGGGAACACGGTCTTCCAGGCGATGCTGATCCTGTTCCTCACCCGCGACCTCGGCCTCGGCGCGGCCGCCGTCGGCGCGCTGCTGACCACGATGGGGATCGGCGGGGTGCTCGGCGCGCTCACCGCGGGCTGGTGGACCCGGCGCATCGGCCAGGCCCGCGCGATCTGGCTCGTCCCGCTCCTGACCTGGCCGTTCCAGGTGCTGGTCCCGCTCGCCGCGCCGGGCCGGCGGGTCGGGCTCGTGGCGGTGGGGATGACGGTGATGACCTTCGGGGTGATCGTCTACAACGTCGCACAGGTCAGCTACCGCCAGGCCATCTGCCCGGACCGGCTGCTCGGCCGGATGAACGCGACCGTGCGGTTCGTGGTGTGGGGCACGATGCCGGTCGGCGGCCTCATCGGCGGCGGGCTCGGCGAATGGCTCGGCGTGCGCGGCACGCTGTGGGCCGGCTGCGCCGGGCTGGCCGTGCCCACCGCGTTGCTGGTGTTCTCACCGCTGCGCCGGATGCGGGACGTGCCGAAGGAGGCCGTCTACTCCTGA
- the dapF gene encoding diaminopimelate epimerase — MAIEFLKGHGTQNDFVLLPDPDGRLELTPGRVAALCDRRRGLGADGVLRVVRSTALGLPSEGEWFMDYRNADGSVAEMCGNGMRVFARYLAERGLAEGPEFLVGSRAGDKPVVVHPDGTVTVHMGPASVTGASVAIVDGRDFSGVAVNVGNPHLVSVVDGDVAELDLREEPRYDEDFFPEGVNLEFVNPLGEGALRMRVYERGVGETRSCGTGTVAAVAAALHLAGTDTGESTVDVPGGRVTVTMKRGESTLTGPAEFVARGELVDEWWAAQE; from the coding sequence GTGGCGATCGAGTTTCTCAAAGGGCATGGCACACAGAACGACTTCGTGCTGCTGCCCGACCCGGACGGCCGGCTGGAGTTGACGCCGGGCCGGGTCGCCGCGCTGTGCGACCGCCGGCGCGGGCTCGGTGCCGACGGCGTGCTGCGAGTGGTCCGGTCCACCGCGCTCGGGCTGCCATCCGAGGGCGAGTGGTTCATGGACTACCGCAACGCCGACGGGTCGGTCGCGGAGATGTGCGGCAACGGGATGCGCGTGTTCGCGCGTTACCTGGCCGAGCGGGGGCTGGCCGAGGGGCCGGAGTTCCTCGTGGGCAGCCGGGCCGGGGACAAGCCCGTGGTGGTGCACCCGGACGGCACGGTCACCGTGCACATGGGGCCCGCCTCGGTCACCGGGGCGTCCGTGGCGATCGTCGACGGCCGGGACTTCTCCGGGGTCGCGGTGAACGTGGGCAACCCGCACCTGGTGTCCGTTGTGGACGGTGACGTCGCGGAGCTGGACCTGCGCGAGGAGCCGCGCTACGACGAGGACTTCTTTCCCGAGGGCGTGAACCTGGAGTTCGTCAACCCGTTGGGCGAAGGCGCGTTGCGCATGCGGGTCTACGAGCGCGGGGTCGGCGAGACCCGCTCCTGCGGTACGGGCACCGTCGCCGCGGTCGCCGCCGCGCTGCACCTGGCGGGCACCGACACCGGTGAGTCCACTGTGGATGTTCCTGGCGGCAGGGTCACGGTCACCATGAAGCGCGGCGAGTCCACCCTGACCGGCCCCGCGGAGTTCGTGGCGCGCGGCGAGCTGGTCGACGAGTGGTGGGCCGCTCAGGAGTAG